AGAGTGACAACTGCACAAATGATTAACCTGGATAATATAAGAAAACATACTCGTGATAGTTCAAGTCAACTGGATGGGTTTTGTCCTATATTAAAAGCTGATAATGAGAACACCAAATACATAATACTTTGTGTCAATGTCCATCAACTTGTCTGACCATTTTTGGTATGTGGGAGAGCCCGAGAGTGAATAAGTATTGGCCTTGGCCAATTTGTTCCATTTTATATCAGTGCTTTCTGTTGGTGAATCTTCATTTTGTGTGTGGGATGCTCAAGtaacttttttctctctagcaGCAGAGACAAGATATCTAAATACTAGCAACCGAGAGCTTGGTGATCATTTTCAGACAAACCATGATGATGAAAATGGTGTTGATGCATCAATTGAAAAGAAAACACCACCCAAGCTACTTCAGTTTACCTTTCAAGAGTTGAAATCTGCCACCATTAACTTCAGGCCAGACAGTATTCTTGGGGAGGGTGGGTTTGGTTATGTCTTCAAGGGGTGGATTGAGCCTAACAGCACAGCTCCTGCAAAACCTGGCACAGGTGTTACTGTGGCAGTTAAAAGTTTGAAGCCAGATGCTCTTCAAGGTCATAGAGAATGGGTGGTAAGTACTGTATGgcattttaaatatatttatttagttgtagCTATGGCTTTTAAAGAAATCACATTTTCAGGCAGAAGTTGATTTTCTGGGACAATTGCATCATAAACACCTTGTTAAGCTGATTGGATATTGTATTGAGGATGATCAAAGGTTACTTGTATATGAATTCATGGCACGAGGAAGTCTTGAAAATCATCTTTTCAGAAGTAAGCAATCAACTAACACAGTTAATGCTTTAAGTTGAGTGTTTTTAGATTTAGTGTTTACTGCATTTGTCTCCACCTTGGACCTAATATGTGGTTTTCTTCACTGATAAGTGTTTTTCTCCATTTACCCGAGCaatcttggattttttttccctctgTGACATCATAGACAATTAAATTCAAACTTGATGTGCTTATGGATATATCATGTTAGTGTGTATAACACAATGCCTTGTGGTCTGTGGTGTAAGCCTTGAGCAATTTAGCCTGGCAGATTTATTACTTGTACTTTAGGTTTCACATGTACCAATTGATTTTAATCCTACTCATAAAACTAgaccaacctaggaggaactaagcaactttatattaataagaaaataGGCACCCAAATTTGCCTCAACGAGGACTCGAACTTGGGTGGTCTGAGCATACAACCACACCCTTAGCTCAGTTCATATTTTAATCCTACTCATATCTTCTTAGTTAATAGATGATGGATGTCCAGAAACATCAGCCGTTCTACAATAGTAGTGAGCAAGGATGCATGCCTACTACCTATGCTGTTGTCCATTTGATTGCTAACTTCTAGATGAGTATTAGGTCATCCCCGCactaccaattttttttttttttggaaaaaatacTTTACCTGCTTTGTCATGAACGTAATTTTACTGTTTATGCCTAAATCTTGTGAAGTTTCCTGGTTGATGATAATGTTAGTTTTCTCCCTTTATGGCCCTATCATCTTACTTTATTTACTCTTGAAGGGGCTCTTCCCCTACCTTGGTCCAGCAGAATGAAGATTGCTCTAGGTGCTGCGAAAGGACTAGCCTTCCTCCATGGAGGTCCCAAACCAGTTATTTACAGGGATTTTAAGACATCGAATATTCTTCTTGATGCGGTAATGTATCTCTTGAATCTGTTTCTTATCATGCTTATATAATGAATGTTACCTTGGTAACTGTGGTAATTTTGCTTCTACAGGAGTACACTGCAAAACTTTCTGATTTCGGTTTAGCAAAAGCTGGTCCTCAGGGTGATAAAACTCATGTCTCTACTCGGGTTGTTGGAACCTATGGTTATGCTGCACCAGAGTATGTAATGACAGGTATCAAGGAGAAACTTTTGTCTTCAGTAGCTACTTGTAGCGAAAATTTCTTCAACATGCAGTTACTCGTTGGTACTTACAATGTTCCTCTGAGCTATACCTTGACATTATCAAATTGATACCTGATTATATGATTGGGTCGATATGCATTTctaaaatcaagaaaacatAATGATTTTCTCGCCAAATTGGATGCTATGATGGCTTTAGGATTTTCTTTGAAGGCATAAAAGTGGGGTCATCTGAAAGTTCTTATATCTGCTTTTTGAGTTTTCCACCAACTATAGTTcaaaatttcttcttctttctagGATTGTGTGTATATACTTTACTCTTGCTACAGTATGGGACCTAGACATGAATACTGGATCTCTGGATCTTCATGATAATAGTACTAATGTTACAAATGATTACTACTTGTTTGTTAAGTATGATTACTACTGAGTTGTACTTGAGCATTCTTATGCTCACCCAACACACTGATGTTTTTGCTGTAGTGTTGATGTTGACAACTTGACATCAGTGGGATGCTTTGCTTCTGTACTATAATTTCGCTTCCATACTCGAACTTCATTGTCTCAATTTGTTTGTCTAACCATAGCACATGGATAGCAGGAGCTTTTTGCTAATGCACTTGAATGTTCCCTTTTTAGTTTTTACCTTTCTAAATAAACATCACTAACGTATATGTCCCGTAGTTTTCTTTCCACGGTATTTATGTGCCCTGCCTGAAAAATAACACTAGATGTCAGTTTATGATTATTTCTTTTAGTAATTGACATGTCAAGTTCTGTTGCTCACATCAAATACACTGTTCAGGGCACTTAACATCTAAGAGTGATGTCTATAGCTTCGGAGTTGTGTTGCTCGAGATGTTAACCGGTAGAAGATCAATGGACAAGAAGCGGCCTGCTGGGGAGCAGAACCTAGTTGCATGGGCAAGGCCTTATCTAAATGATCGGCGAAGGCTCTATCAGCTCGTAGATCCTCGCCTGGGACTAAACTATTCTATCAAAGGGGTGCAGAAAGTTGCTCAGATCTGCCACTACTGCCTTAGTCGTGATACTAAGTCCCGTCCATCGATGGATGAAGTTGTCAAGCATATCACACCGTTACAGGATCTAAATGACATGGCATCTGCATCATTCAGGCCTCGGTCGTCTCAGCGTGGTGAGTAGCACATGAACAAAGAGCTCATTAGCAGCTAATCATCGCAGCCACTCTAATTTGTTTTGGAAATGAATTGTTATGTTTTATAAGATTGGAACACTGTGAGCATTCAAGTTGACTAGTTGAAAAGGGGAATTTGGCACTAGTTCATGAAGCTCACTGTgaaatcttttttttataatgacAGGAAAGGTACATCGGTGATGGCTGGTTCTATTGTAATAGAAGCAGCAGTTCTATGATTCTTCTCATCGCTGGATGCTTGTTTGGTTTAACTGTATAGCAAAACTAGCTATGGTATCAGTCACCAATATCTGGAGATGTGATACCCCTAGATCCCTCGCTCAGATTAATCACTCTGTTTGGCTGATTGCAGAAGCGAAATAACAACACGTCTGATTGCAATgtaataataatttgatttatGATGGGGTAGATCAATGAGAATGCTTGGTGCTGTATACCCAGGCCAGTAGCAGCCTTGTTGGAGTTCATGAGAACTGTGAAAAATGCTTCTGCCTTTGATGATCACATCATCTCGTCCTTCCCAATTGTGTATAACCGAATTCTTTTCTCTGCATCCATATAAGACGTCTGCTTCAATAACGtaaatcttttttaaaaaaaattgctctGATTCGATATCGTGTTTATGACATCTGCTTCTTATTTATC
The sequence above is drawn from the Phragmites australis chromosome 10, lpPhrAust1.1, whole genome shotgun sequence genome and encodes:
- the LOC133930787 gene encoding serine/threonine-protein kinase PBL34-like isoform X3 → MPPRKRAGQGGCGCWAAVSRGLRGACFRLAKEAEVDGDGGAAKGSHVHDAAAETRYLNTSNRELGDHFQTNHDDENGVDASIEKKTPPKLLQFTFQELKSATINFRPDSILGEGGFGYVFKGWIEPNSTAPAKPGTGVTVAVKSLKPDALQGHREWVAEVDFLGQLHHKHLVKLIGYCIEDDQRLLVYEFMARGSLENHLFRRALPLPWSSRMKIALGAAKGLAFLHGGPKPVIYRDFKTSNILLDAEYTAKLSDFGLAKAGPQGDKTHVSTRVVGTYGYAAPEYVMTGHLTSKSDVYSFGVVLLEMLTGRRSMDKKRPAGEQNLVAWARPYLNDRRRLYQLVDPRLGLNYSIKGVQKVAQICHYCLSRDTKSRPSMDEVVKHITPLQDLNDMASASFRPRSSQRGKVHR
- the LOC133930787 gene encoding receptor-like cytoplasmic kinase 176 isoform X1, whose amino-acid sequence is MPPRKRAGQGGCGCWAAVSRGLRGACFRLAKEAEVDGDGGAAKGSHVHDAAAETRYLNTSNRELGDHFQTNHDDENGVDASIEKKTPPKLLQFTFQELKSATINFRPDSILGEGGFGYVFKGWIEPNSTAPAKPGTGVTVAVKSLKPDALQGHREWVAEVDFLGQLHHKHLVKLIGYCIEDDQRLLVYEFMARGSLENHLFRRALPLPWSSRMKIALGAAKGLAFLHGGPKPVIYRDFKTSNILLDAEYTAKLSDFGLAKAGPQGDKTHVSTRVVGTYGYAAPEYVMTGHLTSKSDVYSFGVVLLEMLTGRRSMDKKRPAGEQNLVAWARPYLNDRRRLYQLVDPRLGLNYSIKGVQKVAQICHYCLSRDTKSRPSMDEVVKHITPLQDLNDMASASFRPRSSQREPIRIQTWCSASETVLAEMEWSTGLLSPMLFTCGGTVKFWHRGIDCDRLATSTALSTYARIASNS
- the LOC133930787 gene encoding receptor-like cytoplasmic kinase 176 isoform X2: MPPRKRAGQGGCGCWAAVSRGLRGACFRLAKEAEVDGDGGAAKGSHVHDAAETRYLNTSNRELGDHFQTNHDDENGVDASIEKKTPPKLLQFTFQELKSATINFRPDSILGEGGFGYVFKGWIEPNSTAPAKPGTGVTVAVKSLKPDALQGHREWVAEVDFLGQLHHKHLVKLIGYCIEDDQRLLVYEFMARGSLENHLFRRALPLPWSSRMKIALGAAKGLAFLHGGPKPVIYRDFKTSNILLDAEYTAKLSDFGLAKAGPQGDKTHVSTRVVGTYGYAAPEYVMTGHLTSKSDVYSFGVVLLEMLTGRRSMDKKRPAGEQNLVAWARPYLNDRRRLYQLVDPRLGLNYSIKGVQKVAQICHYCLSRDTKSRPSMDEVVKHITPLQDLNDMASASFRPRSSQREPIRIQTWCSASETVLAEMEWSTGLLSPMLFTCGGTVKFWHRGIDCDRLATSTALSTYARIASNS